The window CTTCATCTACCACAATCAAGTCCTCCCAAGACGAGCAGCATTTAAACTCTGGTTCATTCCTGCCACGTCCTCCAGATCGTACAGACTTATTTTGTCATATACGTTTCACTTCAGCCTTAATATTTTCTGAGAATCTTCTTATATTTGATTTCCCACTttgatctcctctgctgcaggttTACTGCCTCCAGCCCGCCTGCCCAGCCCAGCACTGATCCCCCAGTCATCGCCAGTCCCATCTGGTTTCCCATCCTGGATTCCCGTGTTTCTATTTCACCTGTTGCAAAACTGCAAGCCACCACGACCACACTGCACTCACCCTGCCACTCTGCTCTCAGTTTCCCTGGTGTCTCCACACTCTGTTGTCTGGATTGATTCATACTGACTGTTTGCTCACAGCTTTACTCTCATGTGGTTATTGATCTACTTTTTGGGATCCTTAGTCTAGTAAATTCTGAACAATGAAAGAGATCTCTGTTGACACTGTCTTGCTTGCATAAGAAGTTTATTACAAAaagctcagcatcaaattaAGCACGTGCATGTGAGAGGATCCGGGCCAATATGGTTCACTCTGTTAAATCATCTCGACCCTCTGCTTGTATGGGTTGGTTGTTTACACAGACAAGAGATAAGACATCTGTCAATCACCAAGGGACCTCAAATCTAtgttgaaacagaaagagaggaagaaaacaccCTCTTCCTATATGCCATTTACCTTTGAACTTGGGACTCTTCTCTAATCAGGACTTGAGACATATTTACTGAGGGGCCCCAGGAAAACATTCACCACAATACTCTTCAGATCCTTGAAGGACATCAAGCAGAATATGCTCCAGATACTACACCTGGTGGGTGTCTCGGTTGGATGAGGATCAAATCAACAGTCGGGAGGAGCTGATGTCATGTTGCTTCATGGCTCCTTCTCTGTTGAGTTTTCTTGAGGGAAAGCTTCATAAAAGGGCTTGAAAAGACATAGAAACCACATTGTGTTTCTCTGAATATGTTGGGTGACCATAGaacttcattattttctcatttctgaaCTATTAACAACTTCTACGACTTATTTTCTTATCAAATGTGAGCACTTTGACTGACTTGTTACATTAAAACTGCTTCACTGATGTCCTTGCTCATCTGgagtcatcagtgtttttatgctgGATTTTGGTTGAGTAGATTTGGAATTTTTCTTATTCACGTCTGTTTTATAAttaaaatttgttgttttttaaaccttaatcagaaatgaaaatgaaatttgcCGATTAGAATAAAGATCTTTCTTTGTGGGAACCACACCTCAGCCAatgtttgcttcagtttgaaaaagcagaagtgctcagtgaggaggtttttgtcacagtggaaaTCACTGTGATACCCACTCATCAACAGAGCTGTCATGTGTTTGACAGTAATAGACTGCTGAGTCTCCCTCTTCCACATTGTTGATGATCAAACGATAATCAGATTGTGACTGATGAGTAGATGTGAACTTGGgagaagagaaaccagagcCATAGGTTGGAGAGCTGTGGCTGtgaaaaaagtacaaaacaaactgaggaACTCCTCCTGGAATCTGTTTGTACCAGCGAGCTACACTGTTAGTAACAGTCCCCAGGTTACAGTCCATGGtggctgtctctcctgtcctcagtgaCACAACAGGAGGCTTCTGTGTCAGCACCGTCACACCACTCACACCTGGAAGCAAGAAGAAGACatggagtgaagagaaacacacagactgatgaatccaacatgagctcaaagctgcagtaaGTCAGCCTCCTTACATGTTAGAGCagtgatgagagagcagagggtccccagcatgttgtcagtgtgtgctgagaaTGGCCTTGTAACTTGGAAAGTGAGCTCACTGCTGACAGATTAGAGGCtttggaggatgaggagaggaggtgctggACGAGCAATTTaatacaacactgaaactgagagagactgacaggaggaggagctttgGACAGAAAATACTTTCAGTCTGTACATGACACTCCTGACCACAGTGATAGTGTTTAGAGACATGACTAACTTGTAGGTCTCATGTCTTCTGTGTGGACAAGTAATCCACCTGCCTTTATTACAGTCCTTGTGTTGTTAAAGTTTTGGATTTGATGTTATGAGACAATCAGCCCACACTTtcaaagttttgtgtttttcctgtgtccAGTGGTTAATTAATTGTATTCATGAGTTCAAGATGTGTCAGATAAATAATCACTTTAGTTCAATTTCagaatattgttgttgttttattgttttttttatgtgaacaGTCTGAGCAGAATATAAGTTTCCTCTCTGCACATGAGACAGACATTATATctcagcaaatgttagctacTGCTTGACCTCCTCATTTACATGGAGCTTTAAATAAGGAGAGGAGGCCTGCAGGTGCATCctgggaaggaagagagggaggagaagagaggtgaTGCTTCACTGACGGAGCATGAAAACTCAGtttcatttgctcattttgtctgatttgtacCTTAACTGCTGACCAAATCCACACAAAGTCAACTTCAACAAAACTTGTTCTCTGTTGCACTTTGACCTCAAagttcagttaaaaataatCCTAAATGTTCAAATAAGAAGGGACTCCAGactttttcctgtgtgttttggatttatTCTAATTGTCGATGAGATGAACATCaggtggaaaataaaatgttgctgcaacgaaaaagacatcattttaaatgacagaagaaatgaatacaaacaatgttttatcagaatgttttttattgaatGAGTCTTGAAAAAGGCAGCAGTTGCAAAGCTGATACAACACCTCCACCTAACTgtcactacatttattacaagCATGCAGACACATCTTTTCTAACATGGAAACCTTGTGATgagcaaacagcacaaacagtaaAGAAGCACATCTGAAATGGTCATTCTGCTCCTCTACTGTTCTGCAGTGGGACAGTCTGACTTGTTGATGGTTTTCTCTGAAGTTTTGGAGCCCAAAGACACTTTACATGTGTAAACCTTATTCATGTTCCAGTCTGACGCCTGGATGTCCAGATAGCTGCTGATTTGGAAAGTGTGGTCTGCTTTCTGAACAGGCGTGCTGGTAGAGATCCCACTGCTCACTGGACTCCCAGCAGCCAACCAGCTCACATCTGCAAAACCTTTAGAGCCACTGGGTAAactggacagacagaccagAGTGGCTTTGTTGGACTGGAGCTCAGCTCTGGACGGAGGCAAGACCGTCAGGACAGGAGCAGGGAGGCTGGAGCCTGAAAATACATCAAGGACATTCATCACATAAGTAGAAATCAAagcactgacacaaaacatgacagTTCATTTATAAACTGTGCTGACAGtatgacaaacacactgaggaaaAGGAGCATTTTAAATCAGAGAGAACATTTAGaatcaaaatctaaaatatgaGCAGCGTTTTTCTTAGAGCAAAATCTTTGTGTTCCAAACATacacatgtatttattattttagtctCAAATTGGAAAAACTTATAATTTAGTTCAATACTATCATGTTTGATCATTCatttataaaatcatttttaatttagtttagtcTCTGTGACAAAGTCTGGTGACAGcagtcactttgtttttgtggagTCTTTCTGACCaccaaagaacaaaataatgtttcatgtgaaacagacacaaagatttCTCTAAGCACAATAATTTAGTTTTGATATCACGATGTAAAATATTCCCTACAGATTATTTAATACAgggttttgaaatgttaaaacctgtcataaagtgtgaaaataaaccaacacaGTCATGTTAATTCTGCCCAACAGAATCGGCAGAATAAACTATTATATACTATTATATTTAATATCCAGCCATCATTTGCAGATCTTTCAGTCTGGTATGAAAACATGTAAGAAAGTCAATCTGTTGTTGATGGAACAACATGTTAAATACTTGAAACACTTAGCAACATATGAATTGAGTATTTtctctgaatgtgaatgagaaacagaaaatctgtcCTGTTTTGTGATGAGTTCAAAAGTACTTACTTGTCACAATCAGCTTGGTGCCTTGTCCGAATACCACAGTGATTCAGTTTGTACACATGgctgtacaaaaacctcctgACTCTCACTAATGAGGGGAGTGGAACTGAAACATCCTGTTGAGACCAACTTTCACTGTCAGCGTCTCATTCACTTCATCAGTCTGCTTCTATTCACAAACTGTGCTGGACTTGAGGACTGATTGTGAACCTTCTGttgcttccttttcttttcatggtgCACATGTTAAAAGTCCACATATCATCAGTGAGTTCAGTCTaatgttaatgatgaaaatgttctcctacacaacagcagcattcagACAATGCAGATTAACTTGCATGGCTGTCAGTGACTGCAGGGATGTTATAAGAATCATTTTATGTTGAACTTGCTGCAGCCAAACGTCACCTTCAAACAATCAATTTTGATCAAACTAATTGATATGATGGTTAATATATATTTAACCACATAGTGTCTGATGCTCAAGTGGTCTCCTCTGTAGATTTAATCCCATAACTCTGTTGACTCTATGTTATGTTGACATTGTTGGAGGTGTCACAAACCTCACTGACCATAATTAAACACAGAAAGTATCATTAAGTCTGGTTTTCacagcaaataaagaaatatttcatatatggacaaaacattaacaactttatgttcattttgttgGCCAACATTCACTAATTACAAGTCTGTTTATGTTATGTCACATGGTgatttttgtgatgtttgtggtCAGTTAAACACCTGCAAGGTCAAACCCCCTGT of the Scatophagus argus isolate fScaArg1 chromosome 16, fScaArg1.pri, whole genome shotgun sequence genome contains:
- the LOC124073782 gene encoding immunoglobulin lambda-1 light chain-like isoform X2, encoding MLGTLCSLIAALTYVDAVIVLTQTPAVHTVSPRQEVVLNCNIQRSDGYYVSWYKQVPGEAPQYVLRFYHSHSSPDQYGSGFSSDRFNSKASSSIDYQFIIKQAEAGDSAVYYCNTWDSSASAAVFGQGTKLIVTSSSLPAPVLTVLPPSRAELQSNKATLVCLSSLPSGSKGFADVSWLAAGSPVSSGISTSTPVQKADHTFQISSYLDIQASDWNMNKVYTCKVSLGSKTSEKTINKSDCPTAEQ